A DNA window from Helianthus annuus cultivar XRQ/B chromosome 15, HanXRQr2.0-SUNRISE, whole genome shotgun sequence contains the following coding sequences:
- the LOC110913887 gene encoding uncharacterized protein LOC110913887, with product MAMEIITLFVNRVMNAGLYEGIKIPNDGPMLSHLCYADDVLFLGRWSVQNAVTLSRLLRWLNLVTGLKVNFQKSKLYGFGVDEEEKLRLASVLKCEVGKLLFSYLGIPIGVNMKRSKYWDLVINKFSAKLSKWKAKFLSLAGRVTLAKLVLGSLPSYFLSLFVAPKCVINKLEKIRRDFVWGFSGSIKKMRWVRWEGIVNSKRKGGLGVGSIRDFNIAMLTKWWWRYNSNPNQLWTKVFCSIHKNNSNLLIPLKKTILGVWNDIGKMDKVLDKAGLSLIQNLVVENGVWKWRSSAEVGFSVKQVRLDLESCRVANPAVDPALVWNSWAPAKGNILLWRALLGRIASKEELVKYVKDCPGSATWKRLVSTVVIATVWRIWSARNSKVFEDIFIPIMKTVEFIKEDAFLWVSNRAKNMKPTWEKWVLFDVVDLM from the exons ATGGCGATGGAAATTATCACTTTGTTTGTGAATAGGGTGATGAATGCTGGTCTCTATGAGGGGATTAAGATTCCTAATGATGGCCCTATGCTATCACATTTATGTTATGCAGATGACGTCCTATTTTTAGGCCGTTGGTCGGTTCAGAACGCGGTCACTTTGAGTCGCCTCCTTCGGTGGTTGAACTTGGTTACGGGCCTAAAAGTTAATTTTCAAAAAAGCAAATTGTACGGGTTTGGggttgatgaagaagaaaaactgCGGCTGGCTAGTGTGTTAAAATGTGAAGTTGGAAAGCTCCTGTTCTCCTATCTTGGAATCCCTATAGGCGTAAATATGAAAAGATCGAAGTATTGGGATCTGGTGATCAATAAATTCTCTGCAAAATTATCCAAGTGGAAGGCTAAGTTTCTGTCTCTTGCAGGTAGAGTCACCTTGGCCAAATTGGTTCTAGGTAGTCTTCCCTCGTATTTTCTGTCTCTTTTCGTTGCCCCGAAGTGCGTGATTAATAAATTGGAGAAGATCCGAAGAGATTTTGTTTGGGGATTTTCCGGTTCGATAAAAAAGATGAGATGGGTTCGTTGGGAAGGGATTGTGAATTCTAAAAGAAAAGGTGGGTTAGGAGTAGGGAGTATAAGAGATTTCAATATAGCGATGTTGACTAAATGGTGGTGGAGATATAATTCGAATCCGAATCAGTTATGGACTAAAGTTTTTTGTTCGATCCACAAGAATAATTCTAATCTATTGATCCCTTTGAAAAAAACAATCCTGGGGGTGTGGAATGACATTGGCAAAATGGATAAGGTTTTAGACAAGGCTGGCCTTAGCCTTATTCAGAACTTAGTAGTGGAAAATGGGGTTTGGAAGTGGCGTTCATCTGCTGAAGTGGGGTTCTCGGTTAAGCAGGTGCGGTTGGACCTAGAAAGTTGTCGAGTGGCGAACCCGGCGGTCGATCCAGCCCTTGTTTGGAATAGCTGGGCTCCGGCAAAAGGTAACATCCTTCTGTGGCGGGCTCTCCTCGGCCGTATAGCTTCTAAGGAAG AGTTAGTAAAGTATGTTAAAGATTGCCCGGGAAGTGCCACTTGGAAGCGGTTAGTTTCTACGGTTGTTATCGCTACGGTTTGGAGAATTTGGAGCGCTAGAAACTCCAAAGTGTTTGAGGACATCTTCATCCCCATCATGAAGACTGTAGAATTCATCAAAGAAGACGCTTTTCTTTGGGTCAGTAATAGAGCGAAGAATATGAAGCCTACATGGGAGAAATGGGTGTTGTTTGATGTAGTTGATCTGATGTAA